One part of the Marinobacter sp. M3C genome encodes these proteins:
- a CDS encoding glycosyltransferase — translation MENLDQLSESTNESSDYIPGDKIYFSIVIPAFNEQEYITECLNSIIKNSLNQDRYEIIVVDNGSTDNTVKLVNSFKQVKLFSYPDVNVGAVRNFGAKISKYPFLIFIDADCLLPEIWLEKAENIIGKNQIDAFGGGCKLRDNPCWVEKYWLLEKNGEATLPKHLIGASILIPKATFNFVGKFNEEITSGEDTALSQKLTSNGFHVHLISILSVIHLGNARNLTAFLQRQVWHASNYLENPQNSVKDPIFILISVFIFFIGIGLANFFFTGEINPTYFVVALLIPAILSIKRIKRSKIKLMKNINNLPKIYIIDLFYILGRSTGLIKSLIKKVT, via the coding sequence ATGGAAAATTTAGATCAGTTGTCCGAATCTACGAATGAAAGTTCAGATTATATCCCCGGTGATAAAATCTATTTTTCAATTGTGATCCCAGCTTTCAATGAACAAGAATATATCACCGAATGCCTTAATTCGATAATAAAAAATAGCTTAAACCAAGACAGGTACGAAATAATTGTAGTAGACAATGGATCAACAGACAACACCGTAAAATTAGTTAATTCTTTCAAGCAGGTCAAACTTTTTAGCTATCCAGATGTAAACGTTGGCGCTGTAAGAAACTTTGGTGCAAAAATTAGCAAATACCCGTTTCTTATTTTTATAGATGCCGACTGCTTATTACCTGAAATTTGGCTCGAAAAGGCTGAAAATATTATAGGAAAAAATCAAATAGATGCGTTTGGTGGAGGTTGCAAACTAAGGGATAATCCGTGCTGGGTTGAGAAATACTGGCTACTTGAAAAAAATGGTGAGGCAACACTACCAAAACATTTAATAGGGGCATCCATATTGATTCCTAAGGCAACATTTAACTTTGTTGGTAAGTTCAATGAAGAAATAACTTCTGGGGAAGACACAGCGCTGTCTCAAAAACTAACCTCAAATGGTTTTCATGTCCATCTAATATCAATTTTGAGTGTAATCCACTTGGGGAACGCCCGAAATCTCACCGCGTTCCTTCAAAGACAAGTGTGGCACGCGTCGAATTATCTTGAAAATCCTCAAAACTCAGTCAAAGATCCAATATTTATACTTATTTCTGTATTTATATTTTTTATTGGTATTGGGCTGGCGAATTTTTTTTTCACGGGAGAGATAAACCCTACCTACTTTGTAGTTGCACTTTTGATTCCGGCAATATTAAGCATAAAAAGAATTAAAAGATCGAAAATAAAATTAATGAAAAATATAAATAACCTTCCGAAAATATACATAATAGATCTTTTCTACATACTGGGAAGGTCGACAGGATTAATTAAGAGTTTAATAAAAAAAGTCACCTAA
- a CDS encoding acyltransferase, with protein MSFSQGISLIPGKFGVYLRAAFYRLACPATSDEISVGFLTILSHRDTTIGRGVYIGPQSNIGKCTIGENTLIGSGVHILSGSRQHDFKDIKKPIQDQGGIFEKIRIGADCWLGNTSVVMANLEDHSILAAGSVLTKPSAKGDVLVGNPAKCVNNRFHPNPPHSPEPANGPQ; from the coding sequence ATGTCATTCTCACAGGGTATAAGCCTGATACCCGGTAAATTCGGAGTCTACCTTCGGGCAGCGTTCTACCGCCTGGCCTGCCCTGCCACTTCCGACGAAATCTCAGTAGGCTTTCTGACCATACTATCTCACCGGGATACAACGATTGGGCGTGGCGTTTACATAGGGCCACAATCTAATATTGGTAAATGCACTATCGGAGAAAACACTCTTATTGGCAGCGGTGTGCATATTCTGAGTGGCAGCCGTCAGCATGATTTCAAGGATATTAAAAAGCCCATCCAGGACCAAGGCGGTATCTTTGAAAAAATACGGATAGGTGCCGACTGCTGGCTGGGTAATACGTCAGTGGTAATGGCGAACCTGGAGGACCACAGCATCCTTGCAGCCGGAAGTGTACTGACGAAGCCCTCAGCCAAAGGGGATGTTTTGGTAGGCAACCCCGCAAAATGCGTTAACAACCGGTTCCATCCCAACCCGCCACACTCACCTGAACCTGCAAATGGGCCGCAATAA